CAGCGTCCAGGCGGCGAGGCTCTCGCCCTGGGCGGGCAGCAGCCCGGGCCCGGTCGCCCGCTGCCGCTCGCGCCGCAGGAGCCGGCGCCAGAGGCCGGGCCGGGCCGGCGGCGCGGGCATGGGCTGCAGGCGGATCTCCTGGCCCGGCGCGACCCGCGCGAGCCGGCGCAGCGCGGCAAGCGCCGCGTGCTTGCCGCCGATCTCGTCGACGAAGCCGTTCTGCAGCGCGTCGGCGCCGCTCCAGGGACGCCCCCTGCCCATGAGGTCCACCTCGGGCTCGCTGATGTAGCGCCGTTCGGCCGCGACGGCCACGAAGTCCTGGTAGCGCCGCGCCAGCTCGTCCTCGAGCTGTTCGCGCTCGCGGGTCTCCAGGGCGGGCGGACCCGGCGTGAGGCCGAGGGCGGCGCGGCCGTCGGGCGCGAGCCGCGGCGTGAGCGGAAGGCCCAGCCGGTCGGCGAGCGCCGCGCTGTCGAGGCGGCCGCCCCAGAGGCCGATGCCGGCCGTCACGGTGCTGCGGCTGGCGAGGATGCGATCGGCATCGAGGCTGAGCAGGTAGGCGCCGCCGGCGCCGGCGCCGCCCATGCTCACCACCACCGGCTTGACGCGTCGCGTGCGACGCAGCTCGAGCCGCATGCTCTCCGCGGCCAGCGCGCTGCCGCCGCCGCTGTTCACGCGCAGCAGGACGCCGCGGATGCGCGGGTCCCGTCGCGCGGCGGCGAGGCGGCGCGCGAGGGCCTCGCTGCCGGTCTCGGGCCCGAAGAGGCCGAGGCCGTCCTCGCCCTCGACGAGCAGGCCGTCCACGTGGATGACCGCGAACGCCGGATCCAGGCCCCAGCGCCGCCGCGCGTAGTCGCGACGCGCGAACCGGCGCCAGTCCAGTAGCCGCCGCTGGGACTTCGCCGCGTCCAGCCACTCGCCGAGCGAGTCCGGGGGCACGAGCGCGTCCACGAGCGAACGGCTCAGCGCGGCGTCCGGGCTGAGAAGGCCGCGGGAGAGCAGGTCGGGGACGTCCTCCACGGGCAGCCGCCGGCCCTCGGCCACGCCGCGCGCGACGGTGAGCAGGAAGCTCTCGGCGAGCGTGCTGTCGGCGGCGTGGGCGTCGGGGGAGAGGGACACCCCACTCAGGCGCGCTGGCGCGCTGTTCCGCGGGGCGAGGGAGACGAGCGCGGCCGGCAGGGCGGCCGTGTCCGTGGGGCCGCGCCCGGGTGGGGCGCTCGCCAGGCCGTCGAAGCGCAGCAGGCCGTCGGCGTCCAGCAGGATGTCGCTCGCGGCGCTGGCCAGGTAGTAGTCCTCGGCCGAGTACTCGTGGGCGTAGACCACCACGGGGAGGCCGGTGAGGCGGCGGAAGTCCAGCAGCGCGCGGTGCAGGTCCTCGCGCTGGGTCAGTGTCAGCGCGGGCTGCCGGAGGCGCAGCAGCACGCCGGCGAGATCGCGCGCCTCGCGGGCCTGGGCGAGGGCGTCCAGCATGGCTTCCGTGCCGTCCAGCGGGTCCTGCGTCGAGCCGCGCTCGGACGGAGCCCCGGCGAGCGTGAGGTCGAGGAAGTGCCGCCGGGGCAGGAGCGGCCGGGCGAAGTCGCGGTTGCTGAGCTCGAGACCCAGCGAACCGCGCCGCGTGCCCTCGCTCTCGCCGTAGCGGTTGGCGACGGCGAGGCCGGCGCGGCCGGGTCCCAGGGCCACGCTGAAGGCGAGGGCGAAGCGGCTGTCGTCGCTCCAGTCGAAGCGCAGGTGGCTGCGGCCGCCCAGGTCCATGTCGACGCCCACGGTGTTGGTGTACTCCCAGCGGTCCGCGACCTCGCGCTGGGCGACGTCCACGCTGAAGCTGATCCCGTCGCGCCGCGGCCTCAAGCCCAGCCCGAAGACGTAGCTCGGCGCCACGGAGCCGCTGTCCCCGGGCTCGAGGCCGCGCAGGCGGGGCCGGTCGACGTTCCGCGCGGAGAGGCCCACGGAGAACCAGCGCTGCCAGCGCAGCATCGCGCCGAGATCCCAGGTGGACAGGCCGTCGAGGGCGTAGGCGTCGCTGCGCGTCCAGCGGTAGGCCGCGCCCAGGCCGAGCTGCAGCTCGAAGCGGGGGAACTCGAAGCCCTGCGCGAGGCCGAGGCTGTAGCGATTGCTCGGCCTGTCGGTGACCGTGGCGCCGTCGGGGCTGTAGGCGTAGCCGGCGGGCAGGTCGCGATGATCGACGCCGAAGGCCAGCCGGCCGCCGGCCACCGCGCTCCAGTCGCCGGTGAAGCGCGTCTCGAACTGCGGGCCGAGGGCGTCCACGTCGGTGCCGGCGTGCAGGCCCAGGGAGTACAGCAGCCCGAACTCGCCGGGGCGCAGCGCCAGGCCGGCGGGGTTCGCATAGAGACTCAGCAGGCCATCCTGAACCGCCACTCCGCTGGAGGGCAGGATGGCGTCGTTGCCGGCGAGTCCGTGATCGGGGGGCTGTGCGGCGGCCGGCCGCGAGACGAGACTCAGCAGGCCGACCAGCAGGATCGCGCGCCGCATGCGTGGCCTTTCGTGCAGGGGTAGTGCCAGTGCGAACGCTGAATGATGTTCGAGACGCCGCGGGGGCGCAATTCGATTCTTCGCCGCGAGGTCCCGCGGCCAGGCGCGGACGACGCCCTTGCGCGCGGCGGGACGTCTTGATATTATCACGGACATCGAAATGAAAAGGAGGGCGCACATGAGCCCGTCGACACCGCAGACGCCGTCCACCGCGAGTCCCGCCCTCGGCGAGGCGCTGGAGCGCAGCATGGACTTCTTCAAGGCGCTGGCCAACGAGCAGCGCCTGCGCATCCTCGGTCTGCTCGCCAGCCGCCCGGCGGTGGTGGAGGAGATCGCCGGCGCGCTGGAGCTGACCCCCGCCACCGTGAGCCACCATCTCGCGCGGCTGCGGCGGGCGGGGCTCATCGGCGTGAAGAGCGACCAGCAGTACCGCGTCTACTGGCTCGAGGAGAAGCGCCTGCGCGAGGCGAGCCGCGAGCTGCTGCGCCTGGACAACCTCCGCGCCGGGGCGGGGCCCTTTCCCGAGGACGCCTACGCGCGCAAGGTGCTGGACACCTTCCTCTCGCGCGGGCGCATCACGGCGATCCCGGCCCAGCGCAAGAAGCGCGTGGTCATCCTCGACTGGCTGGCCGCCAAGTTCGAGGCGGGGCGCGACTACCCGGAGCCCGAGGTGAACGCGCTCATCGAGCGCTTCCATTCCGACTACTGCTTCTGGCGGCGCGAGCTGGTGATGGGCAAGTGGATGCAGCGCGAGAAGGGCGTCTACCGGCTGCGCAGCGCGCCGGCCTCCGGCAGGGGCGGCGCGTGAGCGGCTGGCGCTTCTGTCCGCGCTGCGGCGCAGCGCTGACGCTGCAGGAGCTGGGCGGGCGCCCGCGGCCCGCCTGCGCCTGCGGCGCCGTGGACTGGGCGAATCCGGTGCCCGCGGCGGCGGTGATGCTGCTGCGCGGCCGCGACCTGCTCTGGGTGCGCCGCGCCCACGAACCGCACGCCGGGCTCTGGTCCCTGCCGAGCGGCTTCCAGGAGTGGGAGGAGGACATCGCCGCCTGCGCCCTGCGCGAGCTCGCCGAGGAGACCGGTCTCGCGGCGGCGCTGGGGCCGCTGGTGGGCGTCTACTCCGCCTACGACGACCCGCGGCACAACGCGCTGCTGGTGGTCTACCGTGCCGACCACGCGGGCGGCGAGCCCGTGGCCGGCGACGACGCCGACGCCGTGGCCTGGCACCCCCTGGACGCGCCGCCGCCGCTGGCCTGGGACGCGCACCGCCGCGCGCTGGCCGATCTGCGCGCGCAGCTCGGCGTTTGACGTCGCCCGCGCATCGGCGTAGCTTCGGCCTGCGCCCGTGTCCGTCACCCGAGGGAGCACCATGCACGACGCCCGCACCCCCGTGAACCCCATCGACGCCCTGGGCGCGGACCTGCTGCGCCGCCTGCTGGAGCGCGCGCTGTCGCGCGGCGGCGACTACGCCGACGTCTTCGCCGAGCGGGAGCAGCACCGTGTGCTGCGCTGGGAGGAAGGCCGCGTGCGCGAGGCGCGGCTGAGCGTGGGCGGGGGCGTGGGCATCCGCGTGCTCGCCGGCACGCAGACGGGCTACGCCTACAGCGAGGACTGGTCGGAGCGGGCCCTCCTGGAGACGGCGCAGACGGCCGCGCACATCGCGGCGGGCGCGCCCGCGCCGCCGCCCGCCGCCCTCGCGCCGCTGTCCCTGCCCGATCGCTATCCCCTGCGCCGCGCGCTGGACGAGGAGACCCTCGAGACGCGGATCGGCCTGCTGCGCGCGCTGGAGGAGGAGGCCGCGGGCGGCGAGGTGGAGCGCATCCAGGCCAGCTACAGCGAGAGCCTGCGGGACCTCCTCGTGGCCACCTCGGACGGCGTGCTCGCGCGCGACCGTCAGCCGCTGCTGCGCCTGAGCTGCAGCGTGCTCGCCGCCCGGAACGGCCGCCGCGAGAGTGGCAACGCGAGCGTGGGGGGCCGGGCCGGCCTGGAGTTCTTCGAGCGGACGCCCGCGGCCGGCGTGGCGGCCGAGGCGCGTCGCCTGGCGCTGCTGGCGCTGGACGCCGGCGAGGCCCCCGCGGGCCCCATGCCGGTGGTCCTGGGCCCGGCGGCCAGCGGCATCCTGCTCCACGAGGCGGTCGGGCACGGCCTGGAGGCCGACTTCAACCGCAAGGGCACGTCCAAGTTCTCGGGCCGCGTGGGCGAGCGCGTGGCGAGCGAGCTCTGCACGGTGGTGGACGACCCCACCCTCGCCGGCGACCGCGGGGCCATCAACGTGGACGACGAGGGCTCGCTCAGCGAGCCCACCGTGCTCATCGAGAACGGCGTGCTCGTGGGCTATCTCCACGACCGGCTCAGCGCGCGCGAGATGGGTGTGGCGCCCACGGGCAACGGCCGGCGCGAGTCCTTCCGCTACCATCCCATGCCGCGCATGACCAACACCTACCTGCGCGCGGGCGAGAGCAGCCTGGAGGACATCCTCGCCGCCACGCCCCAGGGGCTCTACGCGCGGCAGTTCAGCGGGGGGCAGGTGGACATCGCGCGCGGGGACTTCGTCTTCGACGTGACCGAGGGCTACCTCATCGTGA
Above is a genomic segment from Candidatus Latescibacterota bacterium containing:
- a CDS encoding S49 family peptidase — encoded protein: MRRAILLVGLLSLVSRPAAAQPPDHGLAGNDAILPSSGVAVQDGLLSLYANPAGLALRPGEFGLLYSLGLHAGTDVDALGPQFETRFTGDWSAVAGGRLAFGVDHRDLPAGYAYSPDGATVTDRPSNRYSLGLAQGFEFPRFELQLGLGAAYRWTRSDAYALDGLSTWDLGAMLRWQRWFSVGLSARNVDRPRLRGLEPGDSGSVAPSYVFGLGLRPRRDGISFSVDVAQREVADRWEYTNTVGVDMDLGGRSHLRFDWSDDSRFALAFSVALGPGRAGLAVANRYGESEGTRRGSLGLELSNRDFARPLLPRRHFLDLTLAGAPSERGSTQDPLDGTEAMLDALAQAREARDLAGVLLRLRQPALTLTQREDLHRALLDFRRLTGLPVVVYAHEYSAEDYYLASAASDILLDADGLLRFDGLASAPPGRGPTDTAALPAALVSLAPRNSAPARLSGVSLSPDAHAADSTLAESFLLTVARGVAEGRRLPVEDVPDLLSRGLLSPDAALSRSLVDALVPPDSLGEWLDAAKSQRRLLDWRRFARRDYARRRWGLDPAFAVIHVDGLLVEGEDGLGLFGPETGSEALARRLAAARRDPRIRGVLLRVNSGGGSALAAESMRLELRRTRRVKPVVVSMGGAGAGGAYLLSLDADRILASRSTVTAGIGLWGGRLDSAALADRLGLPLTPRLAPDGRAALGLTPGPPALETREREQLEDELARRYQDFVAVAAERRYISEPEVDLMGRGRPWSGADALQNGFVDEIGGKHAALAALRRLARVAPGQEIRLQPMPAPPARPGLWRRLLRRERQRATGPGLLPAQGESLAAWTLRVDPFPDAAVLSLDASGLAAVSRAPLR
- a CDS encoding NUDIX domain-containing protein — encoded protein: MSGWRFCPRCGAALTLQELGGRPRPACACGAVDWANPVPAAAVMLLRGRDLLWVRRAHEPHAGLWSLPSGFQEWEEDIAACALRELAEETGLAAALGPLVGVYSAYDDPRHNALLVVYRADHAGGEPVAGDDADAVAWHPLDAPPPLAWDAHRRALADLRAQLGV
- a CDS encoding metalloregulator ArsR/SmtB family transcription factor; this translates as MSPSTPQTPSTASPALGEALERSMDFFKALANEQRLRILGLLASRPAVVEEIAGALELTPATVSHHLARLRRAGLIGVKSDQQYRVYWLEEKRLREASRELLRLDNLRAGAGPFPEDAYARKVLDTFLSRGRITAIPAQRKKRVVILDWLAAKFEAGRDYPEPEVNALIERFHSDYCFWRRELVMGKWMQREKGVYRLRSAPASGRGGA
- the tldD gene encoding metalloprotease TldD (responsible for the proteolytic maturation of the E. coli pMccB17 plasmid-encoded microcin B17, an exported protein that targets the essential topoisomerase II DNA gyrase; degrades the E. coli plasmid F-encoded CcdA) encodes the protein MHDARTPVNPIDALGADLLRRLLERALSRGGDYADVFAEREQHRVLRWEEGRVREARLSVGGGVGIRVLAGTQTGYAYSEDWSERALLETAQTAAHIAAGAPAPPPAALAPLSLPDRYPLRRALDEETLETRIGLLRALEEEAAGGEVERIQASYSESLRDLLVATSDGVLARDRQPLLRLSCSVLAARNGRRESGNASVGGRAGLEFFERTPAAGVAAEARRLALLALDAGEAPAGPMPVVLGPAASGILLHEAVGHGLEADFNRKGTSKFSGRVGERVASELCTVVDDPTLAGDRGAINVDDEGSLSEPTVLIENGVLVGYLHDRLSAREMGVAPTGNGRRESFRYHPMPRMTNTYLRAGESSLEDILAATPQGLYARQFSGGQVDIARGDFVFDVTEGYLIVNGEIGPAVKGATLIGNGPEVMGRVSMVADDFALSPGMWTCGKRGQSVPVNVGLPHLKIDSITVGGTATGGGA